One stretch of Arachis hypogaea cultivar Tifrunner chromosome 20, arahy.Tifrunner.gnm2.J5K5, whole genome shotgun sequence DNA includes these proteins:
- the LOC112784736 gene encoding uncharacterized protein isoform X2 has translation MSHEEMLSSIINEVSNYTGKDPLLPWLRGIRKMKDSFAPEALKEKLPVLLQKCAQKFQLDRRYRNDMRYLRVWLHLMDFVDDPGELLRTMEANHIGTKRCQFYQAYALFYEKSKKYDEAERMYHLGVKNLAEPMDELQKSYDQFLQRMERRNNKRNNEVRGARRPLAAKGNPSVANNIEGSSGACSVEGVQKGPQVVSSEADDANDRNVKNRKDECKRVLGENTVVVSKFVDTAIVGKSEAEDACHHGLVDPTINMKEAMNAINSMFRAPLETVPVPRKSQRNQLKEDRSMKNGFEVFVDENLDNGMKPTGSSQKRTEASQPPQELLKIYIDDEGFSETSDVNANSHEDSTSSASQPNGLVFPHPKDLPSEKSSDRDEESSHKSKFREDTVVCRFVGSAILDEPEVENVCHHGLVDPTINMKEAMNDINNMFGKPMDFVRKKRSMKLEKAPEINRGKELDGFSILADDDMEQQQVAPPPKFSRKSKECELYEPTIHTKEAMDNINKMFNMPLDF, from the exons ATGTCTCACGAAGAAATGCTTTCTTCGATAATAAATGAAGTCAGCAACTACACTGGAAAAGACCCGCTTCTTCCATGGCTCCG GGGTATCCGAAAGATGAAGGACAGTTTTGCCCCTGAAGCCCTCAAGGAAAAGCTACCAGTGTTGTTGCAGAAATGCGCACAAAAGTTCCAGCTCGATCGCCGTTACAGAAACGACATGCGCTACCTTCGCGTTTGGCTTCACTTG ATGGACTTTGTGGATGATCCTGGAGAACTTTTGAGAACAATGGAAGCTAATCATATTGGAACAAAGCGCTGTCAATTCTACCAAGCATATGCACTTTTCTATGAGAAAAGCAAGAAGTATGATGAGGCTGAGAGGATGTACCATCTTGGAGTGAAGAA CCTTGCAGAGCCTATGGATGAGTTGCAGAAATCATATGATCAATTCCTTCAGCGCATGGAACGTAGGAATAACAAGAGAAACAAT GAAGTGAGAGGTGCCAGAAGACCTCTGGCTGCAAAAGGCAACCCTTCTGTTGCGAATAATATTGAGGGAAGCAGTGGAGCATGCAGTGTTGAGGGTGTGCAAAAGGGACCCCAAGTTGTGAGTTCTGAAGCTGATGATGCCAATGATAGAAATGTAAAGAATAGAAAAGATGAATGCAAGAGGGTTTTGGGGGAGAACACAGTAGTTGTATCTAAATTTGTTGACACTGCCATTGTTGGGAAATCAGAAGCAGAAGATGCATGCCATCATGGACTGGTGGATCCCACAATAAATATGAAGGAGGCCATGAATGCCATTAACAGCATGTTCCGGGCACCATTAGAGACAGTCCCAGTACCCCGGAAATCACAGAGAAACCAGTTGAAGGAAGATCGTAGTATGAAGAATGGGTTTGAAGTATTTGTTGACGAAAACTTGGATAATGGAATGAAACCAACTGGTTCTTCGCAGAAGAGAACTGAAGCCAGCCAACCTCCCCAAGAACTACTTAAGATATATATTGATGATGAAGGATTCTCTGAGACCAGTGATGTAAATGCGAATTCACATGAAGATTCTACTTCATCAGCTTCACAACCGAATGGTTTGGTTTTCCCCCATCCCAAGGATCTTCCTTCTGAAAAATCTAGTGATAGAGACGAAGAAAGTTCCCATAAATCAAAGTTTAGAGAGGATACAGTTGTGTGCAGATTTGTTGGCTCTGCAATCTTGGATGAGCCAGAGGTGGAGAATGTTTGCCACCATGGTTTGGTGGACCCAACAATCAACATGAAGGAAGCCATGAATGACATAAATAACATGTTTGGAAAGCCAATGGATTTTGTTAGGAAAAAAAGATCAATGAAACTGGAGAAAGCTCCTGAGATCAACAGGGGAAAGGAACTTGATGGCTTTTCAATCCTTGCTGATGATGATATGGAGCAGCAACAAGTTGCGCCACCACCAAAATTTTCGCGAAAGTCAAAGGAATGCGAGTTATATGAGCCAACTATCCACACAAAGGAAGCGATGGACAACATAAACAAGATGTTTAATATGCCATTGGATTTTTAA
- the LOC112784736 gene encoding uncharacterized protein isoform X1 — translation MSHEEMLSSIINEVSNYTGKDPLLPWLRGIRKMKDSFAPEALKEKLPVLLQKCAQKFQLDRRYRNDMRYLRVWLHLMDFVDDPGELLRTMEANHIGTKRCQFYQAYALFYEKSKKYDEAERMYHLGVKNLAEPMDELQKSYDQFLQRMERRNNKRNNKQEVRGARRPLAAKGNPSVANNIEGSSGACSVEGVQKGPQVVSSEADDANDRNVKNRKDECKRVLGENTVVVSKFVDTAIVGKSEAEDACHHGLVDPTINMKEAMNAINSMFRAPLETVPVPRKSQRNQLKEDRSMKNGFEVFVDENLDNGMKPTGSSQKRTEASQPPQELLKIYIDDEGFSETSDVNANSHEDSTSSASQPNGLVFPHPKDLPSEKSSDRDEESSHKSKFREDTVVCRFVGSAILDEPEVENVCHHGLVDPTINMKEAMNDINNMFGKPMDFVRKKRSMKLEKAPEINRGKELDGFSILADDDMEQQQVAPPPKFSRKSKECELYEPTIHTKEAMDNINKMFNMPLDF, via the exons ATGTCTCACGAAGAAATGCTTTCTTCGATAATAAATGAAGTCAGCAACTACACTGGAAAAGACCCGCTTCTTCCATGGCTCCG GGGTATCCGAAAGATGAAGGACAGTTTTGCCCCTGAAGCCCTCAAGGAAAAGCTACCAGTGTTGTTGCAGAAATGCGCACAAAAGTTCCAGCTCGATCGCCGTTACAGAAACGACATGCGCTACCTTCGCGTTTGGCTTCACTTG ATGGACTTTGTGGATGATCCTGGAGAACTTTTGAGAACAATGGAAGCTAATCATATTGGAACAAAGCGCTGTCAATTCTACCAAGCATATGCACTTTTCTATGAGAAAAGCAAGAAGTATGATGAGGCTGAGAGGATGTACCATCTTGGAGTGAAGAA CCTTGCAGAGCCTATGGATGAGTTGCAGAAATCATATGATCAATTCCTTCAGCGCATGGAACGTAGGAATAACAAGAGAAACAAT AAGCAGGAAGTGAGAGGTGCCAGAAGACCTCTGGCTGCAAAAGGCAACCCTTCTGTTGCGAATAATATTGAGGGAAGCAGTGGAGCATGCAGTGTTGAGGGTGTGCAAAAGGGACCCCAAGTTGTGAGTTCTGAAGCTGATGATGCCAATGATAGAAATGTAAAGAATAGAAAAGATGAATGCAAGAGGGTTTTGGGGGAGAACACAGTAGTTGTATCTAAATTTGTTGACACTGCCATTGTTGGGAAATCAGAAGCAGAAGATGCATGCCATCATGGACTGGTGGATCCCACAATAAATATGAAGGAGGCCATGAATGCCATTAACAGCATGTTCCGGGCACCATTAGAGACAGTCCCAGTACCCCGGAAATCACAGAGAAACCAGTTGAAGGAAGATCGTAGTATGAAGAATGGGTTTGAAGTATTTGTTGACGAAAACTTGGATAATGGAATGAAACCAACTGGTTCTTCGCAGAAGAGAACTGAAGCCAGCCAACCTCCCCAAGAACTACTTAAGATATATATTGATGATGAAGGATTCTCTGAGACCAGTGATGTAAATGCGAATTCACATGAAGATTCTACTTCATCAGCTTCACAACCGAATGGTTTGGTTTTCCCCCATCCCAAGGATCTTCCTTCTGAAAAATCTAGTGATAGAGACGAAGAAAGTTCCCATAAATCAAAGTTTAGAGAGGATACAGTTGTGTGCAGATTTGTTGGCTCTGCAATCTTGGATGAGCCAGAGGTGGAGAATGTTTGCCACCATGGTTTGGTGGACCCAACAATCAACATGAAGGAAGCCATGAATGACATAAATAACATGTTTGGAAAGCCAATGGATTTTGTTAGGAAAAAAAGATCAATGAAACTGGAGAAAGCTCCTGAGATCAACAGGGGAAAGGAACTTGATGGCTTTTCAATCCTTGCTGATGATGATATGGAGCAGCAACAAGTTGCGCCACCACCAAAATTTTCGCGAAAGTCAAAGGAATGCGAGTTATATGAGCCAACTATCCACACAAAGGAAGCGATGGACAACATAAACAAGATGTTTAATATGCCATTGGATTTTTAA